The genomic stretch TCCCGTCCTGAGCCCTTCCGCACGATTTGCGAAAGCGCTCCACCTTTTGTTTTCCGCAATTCCGGACGCAAAACCGCTGCGTACTTTTGCTGGAATTGCTTCTGGCCTTTGCGGCCTGGTTTTTGTGCAGTGCAAACTAAAAGGGCGGGGAGACTTCGTCTACCCCACCCCCGGTATTTAATACGCTTTGTCAGAGAGCGTCAAAGCGCCTTCTGCAACTCCGGCAGAATGACGAAGAGATCGCCGACGAGGCCATAGTCGGCAACCTGGAAGATCGGTGCTTCCTCGTCCTTATTGATAGCGACGATGACCTTCGAATCCTTCATGCCGGCGAGGTGCTGGATGGCGCCGGAGATGCCGACCGCGATGTAGAGATCGGGAGCGACGACCTTGCCGGTCTGACCGACCTGCCAGTCGTTCGGCGCATAGCCGGCATCGACAGCGGCGCGCGAAGCGCCGACCGCCGCACCGAGCTTGTCGGCGACCGGCAGGATGACTTCCTGGAACTTCTCCGAGGAGCCGAGAGCACGGCCGCCCGAAATGATGATCTTGGCCGAGGTCAGTTCCGGACGGTCAGTGTCCGACAGCTTGTTCTCGACGAAGGTGGAGAGGCCGGGATTGGCCGCCGCCTTGACGGTCTCGACCGCGGCCGAGCCGCCCTCAGGGGCTGCCTGGAAGGAGGCGGTGCGCACGGTGATGACCTTCTTGGCGTCGGTCGACTGCACGGTCTGGATGGCGTTGCCGGCATAGATCGGCCGCTTGAACGTGTCGGGCGAGAGCACTTCGATGATCTCGGACACCTGCGCGACATCGAGCAGGGCCGCCACGCGCGGCGCGACGTTCTTGCCCGACGAGGTCGCCGGCGCGATGATCGTGTCGTAAGCGCCGGCAAGTGACACGACGAGTGCGGCCAGCGGCTCGGCGAGGCGCTCGGTGAGTTCGTCGGCGTCAGCAAGCAGCACCTTGGTCACGCCCTTGAGCTTGGCGGCGGCGTCGGCCGCCGGCTTGGCGCCCTTGCCGGCAACCAGCACGTGGACATCCGAGCCGATCTGCAGGGCCGCTGAAAGCGCCTTGGCGGTCTGGTCGGAAAGCGTCGCGTTGTCGTGTTCTGCGATGAGGAGAATTGCCATTTTATCTGTTCCTTCCGATCTCAGAGCACGCCGGCTTCGTTCTTGAGCTTGTCGACCAGTTCGGCGACGCTCTTGACCTTGACGCCCGCCTTGCGGCCGCTCGGCTCCTCGGTCTTGATGACCTTCAGGCGCGGCTTGACGTCGGCGCCGTAGTCGGCTGGCGATTTCTCGTCGAGCTGCTTCTTCTTGGCCTTCATGATGTTGGGCAAAGAGGCATAGCGCGGCTGGTTGAGGCGAAGGTCGGCGGTGATGATCGCCGGCATCTTCAGTTCCACAGTCTGCAGGCCACCGTCGACTTCACGCGTCACCTTGGCCTTGTCGCCGTCGAGCACGACTTTTGAAGCGAAGGTGCCTTGCGCCCAACCCAGAAGTGCCGCCAGCATCTGGCCGGTCTGGTTGGAATCGTCGTCGATCGCCTGCTTGCCGAGGATGACGAGGCCGGGCTGTTCGGCGTCGACGACGCCCTTCAGCACCTTGGCGACGCCGAGCGGCTCGGTCTGCTCGTCGGTCTTGACCAGGATGGCGCGGTCGGCGCCCATGGCGAGCGCTGTGCGCAGGGTTTCCTGCGCCTGCTGCGGGCCGACCGACACGACGATGATCTCTTCGGCCTTGCCGGCTTCCTTCAGCCGGATCGCCTCTTCGACCGCGATCTCGTCGAACGGGTTCATCGCCATCTTGACGTTGGCGAGTTCCACCGCCGAACCATCAGCCTTCACGCGAACCTTGACGTTCGCATCCACAACCCGCTTCACGGGCACAAGGATCTTCATTTGCCTGTCACCTCTTCACGCTAGTTGGGCGCGCTATAGCAGCCTGCGCCCTTTCTGAGTTGTCGAAAGCCGACATTCCTGACTGAATTCCGGCCAGACGGAATTCTGGTCGGATGGAAATTCTGGTCTTGGCCCGCCTGGGCTTAGACGGAGACGTTTCCGTAGTTGCGGCAACCCTTGACGTCAATACGCTGAAAGCGGCTCAATCGGTTCAGTTTGGGCCAGAGGGGTTTCCTCGACCCCAGCGCGTCGTGGTGGCCGGCGGTTCAGGAACCGCTGTTTCCGCAGCAACCGGCGACGGGTCTGATGTGGGAACCACGGTATCCTCGTCGGCGCCTGCAAAAAGCGGCACCCCTCGGCTGCGCAGGACAAGCACCAGCACGGCGCCGGCAATGATGCCGCCGATGTGGCAGGCCCAGGAGATCTGGTCCTCACCACCGGCCGCGAACATGACGATCTGGAACAGCACCCACAGGATGAGCGGGATGAAGGCCGGAATGCGCAGCGGGATGCGGGCGAAGGCCAGAACCCAGACCTTCACCCTGGGATAGAGGATCAAATAGGCGACGACCACGCCGGCGATGGCGCCCGACGCGCCGATCAGCGGCGCCTGCGAATTCCAGGCGACGAGGCCCTGGAAGGCGGCGCCGGCGATGGCGCAGAGCAGGTAGAAGATCAGGTAGCGGATGTGGCCGAGCGCGTCCTCGACATTGTCGCCGAACACCCACAGGAACAGCATGTTGCCGCCGAGGTGGAAGATGTCGGCATGCAGGAAGGAATAGGTGACGTAGCTCAGGCTTTCGGGGATGATGACAAAGCGGGGGTCGAGCTCTGCTGTGTCGTGAACGACGGACGGGATGAAGCCGAGGCCAAGCACGGCGGCATTGGTGAAATTCTCGCCGCCGAGTGCGGTCGCGCAATAGACGAGCGCGTTAGCCACGATCAGGCCGATCGTCACATATTGCAGGCGGATGTGGCGTAGCCTGTTGGTGTCATAAAGCGGGATGAACATCGGTTGCTGGCCCCCTCCCGCTTGTCGATCCGTTCAGCGGTTCTTGCCGGGAACCCATAGCACGTCGGCATTTCCGTTGTCATTGACCGCCCGGGCAGCGACAAACAGGAAATCCGAAACGCGGTTGATGTATTTCAGCCCGTCGCGGTTGACGTGTTCGC from Mesorhizobium sp. NZP2077 encodes the following:
- a CDS encoding electron transfer flavoprotein subunit alpha/FixB family protein, with amino-acid sequence MAILLIAEHDNATLSDQTAKALSAALQIGSDVHVLVAGKGAKPAADAAAKLKGVTKVLLADADELTERLAEPLAALVVSLAGAYDTIIAPATSSGKNVAPRVAALLDVAQVSEIIEVLSPDTFKRPIYAGNAIQTVQSTDAKKVITVRTASFQAAPEGGSAAVETVKAAANPGLSTFVENKLSDTDRPELTSAKIIISGGRALGSSEKFQEVILPVADKLGAAVGASRAAVDAGYAPNDWQVGQTGKVVAPDLYIAVGISGAIQHLAGMKDSKVIVAINKDEEAPIFQVADYGLVGDLFVILPELQKAL
- a CDS encoding electron transfer flavoprotein subunit beta/FixA family protein; this translates as MKILVPVKRVVDANVKVRVKADGSAVELANVKMAMNPFDEIAVEEAIRLKEAGKAEEIIVVSVGPQQAQETLRTALAMGADRAILVKTDEQTEPLGVAKVLKGVVDAEQPGLVILGKQAIDDDSNQTGQMLAALLGWAQGTFASKVVLDGDKAKVTREVDGGLQTVELKMPAIITADLRLNQPRYASLPNIMKAKKKQLDEKSPADYGADVKPRLKVIKTEEPSGRKAGVKVKSVAELVDKLKNEAGVL
- a CDS encoding rhomboid family intramembrane serine protease → MFIPLYDTNRLRHIRLQYVTIGLIVANALVYCATALGGENFTNAAVLGLGFIPSVVHDTAELDPRFVIIPESLSYVTYSFLHADIFHLGGNMLFLWVFGDNVEDALGHIRYLIFYLLCAIAGAAFQGLVAWNSQAPLIGASGAIAGVVVAYLILYPRVKVWVLAFARIPLRIPAFIPLILWVLFQIVMFAAGGEDQISWACHIGGIIAGAVLVLVLRSRGVPLFAGADEDTVVPTSDPSPVAAETAVPEPPATTTRWGRGNPSGPN